A region from the Mycolicibacterium phlei genome encodes:
- a CDS encoding nuclear transport factor 2 family protein, producing the protein MAISPADALTAVERSPTAVAAHDRAAWVGAFTPDGVVEDPVGSAPHRGTTALTRFYDTFIGPRRIVFHRDVDLVVDTTVIRDLELEVTMTAGVTMRIPAYLRYQVAADGAEVKIAEMAAYWELPAMIGQFLRSGVRAVPAGLQLGRGLLTNQGALGTLGFLNGLRGVGPQAKRRFGDFLSAVRAGDELGLRRWLGGDIHITAGEHTPMSRAELLDRLAGTRPRKLIASGYHLAAGLDGPDGRAVLIADVTVKPLVIRRLRYYRDTGGADR; encoded by the coding sequence ATGGCGATCTCACCGGCGGATGCACTCACCGCCGTCGAGCGGTCCCCGACGGCGGTCGCCGCCCACGACCGCGCGGCCTGGGTCGGGGCGTTCACACCCGACGGCGTCGTCGAGGACCCGGTCGGCTCGGCGCCGCATCGCGGCACCACCGCGCTGACCCGCTTCTACGACACCTTCATCGGGCCGCGCCGGATCGTCTTCCACCGCGACGTCGACCTCGTCGTCGACACTACGGTGATCCGGGACCTCGAACTGGAGGTGACGATGACGGCCGGGGTGACGATGCGCATCCCGGCCTACCTGCGCTACCAGGTCGCCGCCGACGGTGCCGAGGTGAAAATCGCTGAGATGGCGGCCTATTGGGAGCTGCCGGCGATGATCGGGCAGTTCCTGCGCAGCGGTGTGCGCGCGGTCCCCGCGGGCCTGCAGTTGGGCCGGGGACTGCTGACCAACCAGGGCGCACTCGGCACCCTCGGGTTCCTCAACGGGCTGCGCGGCGTCGGGCCGCAGGCCAAACGGCGGTTCGGCGACTTCCTGTCGGCCGTGCGCGCCGGCGACGAACTCGGGCTGCGCCGCTGGCTGGGCGGCGACATCCACATCACCGCCGGTGAGCACACCCCGATGAGCCGCGCCGAGCTGCTCGACAGGCTGGCGGGCACCCGGCCGCGCAAACTGATCGCATCGGGCTACCACCTGGCCGCCGGGCTGGACGGGCCCGACGGGCGCGCGGTGCTGATCGCCGACGTGACGGTCAAACCCCTGGTGATCCGCCGCCTGCGCTACTACCGCGACACCGGCGGCGCGGACCGCTGA